A genome region from Chengkuizengella sp. SCS-71B includes the following:
- a CDS encoding YuzB family protein, with protein sequence MRPIIEFCTNNMHLGTDKVMKELEKNPEYDVIEYGCLGYCGVCSMEPYALVNGELITAQTPDQLKEKIEKEIEEYLKTFDLDV encoded by the coding sequence ATGAGGCCTATCATAGAATTTTGTACTAATAATATGCATTTAGGAACTGACAAAGTCATGAAAGAACTAGAAAAAAATCCCGAATACGATGTGATTGAATACGGATGTCTAGGTTACTGTGGGGTCTGCTCTATGGAACCTTATGCTCTCGTAAACGGAGAATTAATTACTGCGCAAACACCAGATCAATTAAAAGAAAAAATTGAAAAAGAAATTGAAGAATATTTAAAAACGTTTGATCTAGATGTTTAA
- a CDS encoding DUF2515 family protein: METKQKTKNLLRFLQLKKQYTPLVYDTNDLRMIHKKLKTTLEHPKPTNTIFTNIELEIFKKIQQKTKANNLNNITRTQAYLEVYKRNSNLHWAFLAHMVSRNSGWNMTDLKGEFLPRLLNSEKRLATFLMLERANALIFQDAYPQLLLYEESLSLKKNLFHLLDAFHVSKFMRPFWDIFWNNPQQSTLLTIALIINEQNYIEKRVVLNPKYKERVLDKFYFKTQSLLQLNQILFPMVYSSQYDKKNLVGVTVQNFSNLKERIAVGKKLYTIIYCYPDYYQAIRNFSNHVAHSGSRVDYCPELFSKKKSTSSDYTMQKIIGCKLKKGAEPLSSPELTEVWSNVPFQSTTQEDWFIDLSMLKHFKKIKPPITLEMTHNYCQALNKIELAVMAEKMLFEEN, encoded by the coding sequence ATGGAAACAAAACAAAAAACAAAAAACTTATTAAGATTCTTACAACTAAAAAAACAATACACCCCTTTAGTTTACGATACAAATGATTTGAGAATGATTCATAAAAAATTAAAGACTACATTAGAACACCCTAAACCTACGAACACTATTTTTACTAATATTGAACTAGAGATTTTTAAAAAAATTCAACAAAAAACTAAGGCTAATAACCTTAACAATATTACACGCACCCAAGCATACCTAGAAGTTTACAAGAGAAATTCTAACCTTCACTGGGCGTTTCTAGCTCATATGGTATCAAGAAATAGCGGTTGGAATATGACGGATTTAAAAGGAGAATTTCTCCCTAGATTACTTAACTCCGAAAAGAGACTAGCTACGTTTTTAATGCTAGAGAGAGCAAATGCACTTATCTTTCAAGATGCCTATCCCCAGTTATTATTATATGAGGAAAGTTTAAGTTTAAAAAAGAACTTATTTCATTTGTTAGATGCCTTTCATGTATCTAAATTTATGCGTCCCTTCTGGGATATTTTCTGGAATAATCCACAACAATCTACTTTGTTAACTATCGCTCTTATTATTAATGAACAAAATTACATTGAAAAAAGAGTTGTCTTAAATCCGAAATATAAAGAAAGAGTGTTGGACAAGTTTTATTTTAAAACACAATCCTTATTGCAACTTAATCAAATCCTCTTTCCAATGGTTTATTCTAGTCAATATGATAAAAAAAACTTAGTGGGGGTCACAGTTCAGAATTTTTCCAATCTTAAAGAAAGAATTGCAGTAGGAAAAAAACTATATACTATTATATATTGTTATCCTGATTATTATCAGGCCATTAGAAATTTCTCTAATCATGTTGCTCACTCTGGTTCTCGAGTAGATTACTGTCCTGAGTTATTTTCAAAAAAGAAATCAACTTCTTCCGACTATACCATGCAAAAAATTATAGGATGTAAATTAAAAAAAGGAGCCGAACCGCTGTCCAGCCCCGAATTAACGGAAGTATGGTCTAATGTTCCTTTTCAGTCCACAACGCAAGAGGATTGGTTTATTGATCTCTCTATGCTAAAACATTTTAAAAAAATAAAACCACCGATTACTTTGGAAATGACGCACAATTATTGCCAAGCTTTAAATAAAATAGAGTTAGCAGTTATGGCAGAAAAAATGTTGTTTGAAGAAAATTAA
- a CDS encoding SDR family oxidoreductase — protein sequence MLKNKVALVTGSAKGLGKKTALALAELGCNVIINYVHSKDEAEHLLETIEGMGVQSTAIKADVTQFDQLQSMIHKIEEQFGGVDILVNNAGPFIRERKLFSDYSFEEMNYLVQGNFLSVMQLDHLVLPHMRRNKWGRIIHFGFGHAGESRGWPHRAVYAAAKVGLVSFTKTLSVEEAEYGITVNMVCPGDIRGQNKEIEIKDVITILDEESPRGRPGTGEDVSRVITFLCQPQSDFVTGNIIDISGGLDPIRTFPMMK from the coding sequence ATGTTAAAAAATAAAGTGGCTCTAGTCACAGGAAGTGCAAAGGGGTTGGGAAAAAAAACAGCTTTAGCGCTTGCTGAACTTGGTTGTAATGTCATTATTAATTATGTTCATAGTAAAGATGAAGCGGAACATTTACTTGAAACGATTGAAGGAATGGGAGTACAATCTACTGCAATAAAGGCGGATGTGACCCAATTTGATCAATTACAGTCCATGATACATAAGATTGAAGAGCAATTTGGCGGAGTTGATATATTAGTAAACAATGCAGGTCCATTTATTCGTGAAAGAAAGTTGTTTTCAGATTACTCTTTTGAGGAAATGAATTATTTAGTTCAAGGGAATTTTTTAAGTGTAATGCAGCTGGATCATTTAGTGTTACCACATATGCGAAGAAACAAATGGGGGAGAATTATACACTTTGGCTTTGGGCACGCAGGAGAATCAAGAGGGTGGCCTCATAGAGCTGTATATGCTGCTGCAAAAGTAGGATTAGTATCGTTCACAAAAACATTGTCTGTAGAAGAAGCAGAATATGGAATTACGGTAAATATGGTTTGTCCAGGTGATATTCGTGGGCAAAATAAAGAGATAGAAATTAAAGATGTTATCACTATTTTAGATGAGGAATCACCTAGAGGAAGACCAGGTACCGGTGAAGATGTCTCAAGAGTCATTACTTTTTTATGTCAACCACAATCTGATTTTGTAACTGGGAATATCATTGATATTTCTGGGGGACTAGATCCAATTCGAACTTTTCCAATGATGAAATGA
- a CDS encoding thioredoxin family protein translates to MLRFLFKEDNQRRSNKIMEKLTSEKQFTEMISDSIPVIAVFKADWCVDCRFIDPFMPEVIAKYEGKVRFIEIDSEQFPDLVDQNNVLGIPSFIAFHENKELIRFVNKLRKTQEEIETFVDRAIEVASALEKS, encoded by the coding sequence TTGTTAAGATTCCTTTTTAAAGAGGATAATCAAAGGAGGAGTAATAAGATTATGGAAAAATTAACAAGTGAAAAACAGTTCACAGAAATGATTTCAGATAGCATTCCTGTCATTGCCGTTTTCAAGGCTGATTGGTGTGTTGATTGCCGCTTCATAGATCCATTTATGCCAGAAGTCATTGCAAAATATGAAGGTAAAGTCCGTTTTATTGAAATTGATTCAGAACAATTTCCTGATTTAGTTGATCAGAACAATGTGTTAGGCATCCCAAGCTTTATAGCTTTTCATGAGAACAAGGAGCTTATTCGATTTGTAAATAAATTGAGAAAAACGCAGGAGGAAATTGAGACTTTCGTTGATCGTGCCATAGAAGTGGCTTCTGCATTAGAAAAGTCCTAA
- a CDS encoding NifU family protein, with protein MNVEDKQKQYDEVLEVLDKLRPFLQRDGGDCELVDVEDGIVKLKLVGACGSCPSSTITLKAGIERALTEEVEGITEVEQVF; from the coding sequence ATGAATGTAGAAGATAAACAAAAGCAGTACGATGAAGTACTTGAAGTATTAGATAAACTCCGCCCATTTCTTCAGCGTGATGGAGGAGATTGTGAACTTGTAGATGTAGAGGATGGCATTGTTAAGCTTAAATTAGTAGGTGCTTGTGGTAGTTGTCCAAGTTCTACAATAACGCTTAAAGCAGGGATTGAGAGAGCTCTTACTGAAGAAGTTGAAGGAATCACAGAAGTAGAGCAAGTATTTTAA
- a CDS encoding menaquinone biosynthesis decarboxylase, with the protein MIQDLRAFINLLKKENDIVEISAPVDPYLEIAEIHRRVIDEGGPALLFTNVKGSPFPVVTNLFGTSRRVDLAFGPKPEQLMKQIIGAMDTLLPPTPKALWKEKSLIFDMLKIGTKTVLKNEAPVMQVLKQENPLAELPVITSWQEDGGPFFTLPLVYTEHPETKDHNLGMYRMQVYDDQTTGMHWQIHKGGGFHYHEAEKKNEPFPVTVFLGGPPALIASAIAPVPEHLPELLLTSLILGKKLKTVDNPHGDHRLIADAEFAIHGKVPPNYTRPEGPFGDHYGYYSLIHDFPEFRIDHMWHRKDAIYPATIVGKPKQEDYYMGEFLQRLLSPAFPMAMPGVKQLWTYAETGFHPLAAAVVRESYSREVLASAFRIFGEGQLTLTKFLILTDQNVNLENFPQLFESVLERFEPKTDLFIFNKTSHDTLDYTGKKLNHGSKAVLIGVGDPKRELPGDYTGGGLVGISKISTYCKGCLVISGKKYEEEPELAAHILKTNKEKLEMWPMVILVDDAEITKDQTSFLWTVFTRFNPATDMYADSEIRQHHLNYELPIVIDARMKPGYPDELFPREDIVELVSKRWGEYFE; encoded by the coding sequence ATGATTCAAGATTTGAGAGCATTTATTAATCTTTTGAAAAAAGAGAATGATATAGTAGAAATATCTGCGCCAGTGGACCCATATCTAGAGATAGCTGAGATCCACCGACGTGTGATTGATGAGGGTGGTCCAGCATTGTTATTTACTAATGTAAAAGGAAGCCCTTTCCCTGTAGTTACAAATTTATTTGGGACAAGTAGACGTGTGGATTTAGCTTTTGGTCCAAAACCTGAACAATTAATGAAACAAATCATTGGAGCGATGGACACACTTCTTCCACCTACACCGAAAGCACTATGGAAAGAGAAAAGTTTAATATTTGATATGTTGAAAATAGGAACTAAAACAGTGTTAAAAAATGAAGCTCCTGTCATGCAAGTATTAAAACAAGAAAATCCGTTGGCTGAGCTTCCAGTGATAACAAGCTGGCAGGAAGATGGTGGACCATTTTTCACTTTGCCTTTAGTTTATACTGAACACCCTGAAACAAAGGATCACAATCTTGGTATGTATCGCATGCAAGTATATGATGACCAAACAACAGGAATGCATTGGCAAATTCATAAGGGTGGAGGATTCCATTATCATGAAGCAGAGAAAAAGAATGAACCTTTTCCTGTTACCGTTTTCCTAGGAGGCCCCCCTGCACTAATTGCCTCTGCCATTGCACCTGTACCAGAGCATTTACCAGAACTATTATTAACTTCTTTAATTTTGGGGAAAAAATTAAAGACGGTTGACAACCCACATGGAGATCATCGTCTGATCGCAGATGCTGAATTTGCTATTCATGGTAAGGTACCACCAAATTACACAAGACCAGAAGGTCCTTTCGGAGACCATTATGGATATTATTCTTTAATTCATGATTTTCCTGAATTCAGAATTGATCATATGTGGCATCGAAAAGATGCAATTTATCCAGCTACTATTGTGGGTAAACCAAAACAAGAAGATTATTATATGGGTGAGTTTTTACAACGATTATTATCTCCCGCTTTTCCAATGGCGATGCCAGGTGTGAAACAGTTGTGGACTTATGCAGAAACAGGTTTCCATCCATTGGCAGCAGCAGTAGTAAGGGAAAGTTATTCACGTGAAGTGTTAGCAAGTGCTTTTCGAATTTTCGGGGAAGGACAGCTTACGCTAACAAAATTTTTAATTTTAACAGATCAAAATGTAAACTTAGAAAACTTCCCTCAATTATTTGAGTCCGTATTAGAAAGGTTCGAACCAAAAACGGATTTGTTTATTTTTAATAAAACTTCACATGATACATTAGATTACACTGGGAAAAAGTTGAATCATGGGAGTAAAGCAGTGCTAATTGGAGTAGGTGATCCAAAGAGGGAATTACCTGGTGATTATACAGGCGGAGGTTTAGTAGGCATATCTAAAATCTCTACTTACTGTAAAGGATGTCTAGTCATTTCAGGTAAAAAGTATGAAGAAGAGCCCGAGTTAGCAGCACATATCCTAAAAACAAATAAAGAAAAGTTGGAAATGTGGCCAATGGTTATTCTAGTTGATGATGCAGAAATTACAAAGGATCAAACCTCCTTTTTATGGACAGTGTTTACTCGATTTAACCCTGCAACAGATATGTATGCAGATAGTGAAATCCGACAGCATCATCTTAACTATGAACTGCCAATCGTCATTGATGCAAGAATGAAACCAGGGTATCCTGATGAGTTGTTTCCACGTGAAGATATAGTAGAGCTTGTTTCAAAACGTTGGGGAGAGTATTTTGAGTAA
- a CDS encoding polysaccharide biosynthesis protein — MSKKDSLIKGTLVLAIAAFIARFLGIFQRVPLQNMLGDNAMATYGIANSIYFLLLMIATAGVPVAISKLVSERMALGKFAEAHRIYVASIKFAIFAGLFMTALLWFASDYYATNIAKDKDAVLAIRALAPALLFFPVIAIMRGYFQGRQQMMGNGISQIVEQIVRVIVSVGLASFLLYMGTTEQLAIAGATFGGVVGGVAALLVMLFYWRRLKKQDIKDGQYIISNEKNQEEIKAAKSLTYRKIYKMIFKISGPVILIAIAVPAINFIDASTVISLLEGKLGYSSAEEMLGILQNRAQALAGLPIIFSIAISQSILPIISSAYAKKDQLVLNRQTSLALRMSILFSLPVILVLCIAAEPINGLLFKNTLGTSVIVYLTASTIFQVLMMTSGTILMGLGQFKRPMIHVSLGVVLKVAGNFLLAPWLGVGGIILSTAISFSIVMILNLFYLKKTVSYTILGKKWIGTLITSMLLVGVGYLIILFNESIIQFSIERVTYAVHSVILGSIIGILYLIFMIKFRVITENDIRHLPGRIQNVMQKVLRIINR; from the coding sequence TTGTCAAAAAAAGATTCTTTAATTAAAGGCACATTGGTATTAGCAATCGCGGCTTTTATTGCACGTTTTTTGGGAATTTTTCAACGGGTCCCATTACAAAATATGCTTGGTGACAATGCGATGGCTACTTATGGGATTGCGAATTCGATCTACTTTTTACTACTAATGATTGCAACAGCTGGTGTTCCTGTCGCAATTAGTAAATTAGTATCAGAACGGATGGCATTGGGTAAATTTGCGGAAGCTCATCGAATTTATGTTGCATCCATTAAGTTTGCAATTTTTGCAGGACTTTTTATGACAGCATTGCTCTGGTTTGCTTCAGATTATTATGCGACTAACATTGCAAAGGATAAGGATGCTGTGTTAGCGATTCGTGCTCTTGCTCCTGCTTTACTATTTTTCCCTGTCATTGCCATCATGAGAGGTTATTTTCAAGGTAGGCAACAAATGATGGGAAATGGAATTTCACAAATAGTTGAGCAAATTGTGAGAGTCATTGTTTCTGTAGGACTCGCATCATTCTTACTTTATATGGGCACTACAGAACAATTGGCGATTGCTGGTGCAACTTTTGGTGGTGTAGTTGGTGGGGTTGCAGCATTATTAGTCATGTTATTTTATTGGCGGAGGTTAAAAAAACAAGATATTAAGGATGGGCAGTATATTATTTCAAATGAAAAGAATCAAGAAGAGATAAAAGCTGCTAAATCATTAACTTATAGAAAAATATATAAGATGATATTTAAAATTTCAGGACCTGTCATTTTGATTGCGATAGCTGTCCCTGCAATTAATTTTATTGACGCTTCAACTGTAATTTCATTGCTTGAAGGGAAGTTAGGTTATAGTAGTGCTGAAGAAATGTTAGGTATTTTGCAAAATAGAGCTCAGGCTCTAGCAGGGCTACCGATCATATTTTCCATTGCGATTAGTCAATCTATTCTCCCAATCATTTCATCGGCGTATGCGAAAAAGGATCAGTTAGTATTAAATCGTCAAACATCGCTAGCTTTAAGAATGTCTATTCTTTTCAGCTTGCCAGTCATCTTAGTATTATGTATTGCAGCAGAGCCTATTAATGGATTATTATTCAAAAATACATTAGGAACGTCAGTTATTGTTTATTTAACTGCTAGCACAATATTCCAAGTATTGATGATGACATCAGGTACCATTTTAATGGGATTAGGACAATTCAAAAGACCGATGATTCATGTATCGCTAGGTGTAGTATTGAAAGTGGCAGGGAACTTTTTATTAGCACCATGGCTTGGAGTTGGTGGAATCATTTTATCTACTGCTATTAGTTTTTCCATTGTAATGATATTAAACTTATTTTATTTGAAAAAAACAGTTTCTTACACGATATTAGGGAAAAAGTGGATAGGCACGCTAATTACGTCCATGCTTCTTGTTGGTGTTGGATATTTAATTATACTTTTCAACGAATCCATAATTCAGTTTTCTATTGAGAGGGTTACTTATGCAGTGCACTCTGTCATTTTAGGATCGATTATTGGGATTTTATATTTAATATTCATGATTAAATTCAGAGTGATAACTGAAAATGATATTCGTCACTTGCCTGGTAGAATTCAGAATGTAATGCAAAAAGTTTTACGTATCATAAATCGCTGA
- a CDS encoding Cof-type HAD-IIB family hydrolase codes for MTKKYKLIALDMDGTVLNENREISLANKAAIDKALNKGVIVSFATGRGYQSIEPYIHELNLDTPIVAVNGSEVWKNPKELMQRHLLESEVIKDMHDIALHYDTWFWGYTVEGLFNKEQWTDNLDDYQWLKFGYYTEDDSKIKQVFETIKTWGTLEITNSHPNNIELNPKGISKASGLQALCKWKGFDMSEVIAMGDSMNDLAMIRSAGLGVAMGNAQDIIKKEADIVTLTNDEDGVAKIIEEYILGV; via the coding sequence TTGACAAAAAAATATAAATTAATTGCTTTGGATATGGATGGAACGGTTTTAAATGAAAATAGAGAAATTTCGCTCGCGAATAAAGCTGCAATTGATAAAGCTTTGAATAAAGGAGTTATTGTTAGTTTTGCAACTGGTAGAGGGTATCAAAGTATAGAGCCTTATATTCATGAACTGAACCTAGATACACCTATTGTGGCTGTGAATGGAAGTGAAGTTTGGAAGAATCCAAAAGAATTAATGCAGCGTCATCTGCTAGAATCTGAAGTCATTAAAGATATGCATGATATCGCACTTCACTATGATACTTGGTTTTGGGGTTATACTGTGGAAGGGTTATTTAATAAAGAACAATGGACAGATAATTTAGATGATTATCAGTGGTTAAAATTTGGTTATTATACTGAAGATGATAGTAAGATTAAACAAGTTTTTGAAACCATTAAAACATGGGGGACTTTGGAAATAACAAATTCGCATCCTAATAATATTGAATTAAATCCAAAAGGGATTAGTAAAGCGAGTGGGTTACAAGCTTTATGTAAATGGAAAGGATTTGATATGTCAGAGGTCATAGCGATGGGTGATAGTATGAATGACCTTGCTATGATTAGGTCAGCGGGCCTTGGTGTTGCAATGGGTAATGCTCAAGATATCATAAAAAAAGAAGCGGATATAGTGACGTTGACTAACGATGAAGATGGAGTGGCAAAAATAATAGAGGAATACATACTGGGAGTATAA
- a CDS encoding Cthe_2314 family HEPN domain-containing protein, which yields MFDHSFKLPDRKKEGDFFHINQAIEKFSDLIIQLDRKEDLPDKYIRIKLLAEAFIISLNELEQSVFSSKKYSEKIHTPYEEDMEPAELKDYYLHVYYYKNSFIRIFSILDKLGYFLNDLLELNTEKVKPRFSYYTALRQMYTLKKHPTLQKLLYHIKLEYKEPMKTLRKRRNLEIHYINVEMLDDLVKTDDVSEEKVTVENLANNVYILQQGYKMVCLSLIEVFDYSNLLLLKKLEHT from the coding sequence ATGTTTGATCATTCATTTAAATTACCCGATAGGAAAAAAGAAGGAGATTTCTTTCATATCAATCAAGCTATTGAAAAATTTAGCGATCTAATTATCCAATTGGATCGTAAAGAGGACTTACCAGATAAATATATTCGTATTAAGCTGTTAGCTGAAGCTTTTATTATTTCTTTGAATGAATTGGAGCAAAGTGTATTTTCCAGTAAAAAATATAGTGAAAAAATTCATACTCCCTACGAGGAAGATATGGAGCCAGCCGAATTAAAGGACTATTATTTGCATGTTTATTATTATAAAAATTCGTTTATTCGGATTTTTTCTATATTAGATAAACTGGGGTATTTTTTGAATGATCTATTAGAATTGAATACTGAAAAAGTCAAACCAAGGTTTTCATATTATACTGCTTTAAGACAGATGTATACTTTGAAGAAACATCCTACTTTACAAAAGCTACTATATCATATTAAATTAGAGTATAAAGAACCGATGAAAACGCTTAGAAAAAGAAGGAACTTAGAAATTCATTATATTAATGTTGAAATGTTAGATGATTTGGTCAAAACGGATGACGTTTCTGAAGAAAAAGTAACAGTAGAAAACTTAGCAAACAACGTTTATATTTTACAACAAGGGTATAAGATGGTGTGTTTATCTTTAATTGAAGTCTTTGATTATTCTAATCTATTGTTACTAAAAAAATTGGAACATACATAA
- a CDS encoding NAD(P)/FAD-dependent oxidoreductase, which translates to MKNIVILGGGYGGLSTVLELLNDQFPDDAHITLVDRMPYQGLKTEYYALASGTISDIAIRVQYPVDSRLTIKYGEIIDINTENQLVQLQNDEPISYDQLVIALGCTDRYHGIPGADIFTNSIQSLSATRRTYQEVNDIKPYGQVTIVGGGLSGVEIAAELRESRSDLNVRILDRGDSILSSFPKKLQSYVRGWFEEHDIEMRGNICVTEVEPNIIHNKDEKINTDITVWTAGIQPVELVQNLDFDKDNQGRVILNEYHQVPSKPNVYVVGDCASLPFSPSAQAAEAQGKQVAEVIQAIWKEETPKLGKIKLKGVLGSLGKKEGFGVMGKKTVMTGRVPRVLKSGVLWMSKNHFG; encoded by the coding sequence ATGAAAAATATCGTAATATTAGGCGGTGGGTATGGAGGTTTATCAACTGTTCTTGAATTATTAAATGATCAATTTCCAGATGATGCACATATCACCTTAGTAGATCGTATGCCTTATCAAGGTTTAAAAACAGAATATTATGCATTAGCTTCAGGAACAATTTCAGATATCGCGATCAGAGTTCAATACCCAGTGGACTCAAGATTAACGATCAAATATGGGGAAATTATTGATATAAATACTGAAAACCAACTTGTTCAATTACAAAATGATGAACCTATTTCTTATGATCAATTAGTTATTGCTCTCGGTTGTACAGATCGTTATCATGGGATTCCCGGTGCAGATATTTTTACGAATAGTATTCAGTCTTTATCCGCAACTCGTAGAACTTATCAAGAAGTAAATGATATTAAACCATATGGACAAGTTACCATTGTTGGTGGGGGTTTAAGTGGTGTTGAAATCGCTGCTGAACTAAGAGAAAGCAGATCAGATCTAAATGTTCGAATATTAGATCGAGGTGACAGCATACTTTCTTCATTTCCAAAAAAACTGCAATCTTATGTACGAGGTTGGTTTGAAGAACATGATATTGAAATGCGCGGAAATATCTGTGTAACTGAAGTAGAACCAAATATAATACATAACAAAGATGAAAAAATAAATACAGATATTACAGTATGGACTGCAGGTATTCAACCCGTCGAACTTGTTCAAAATCTCGATTTTGACAAAGATAATCAGGGCAGGGTCATATTAAACGAATATCATCAAGTGCCTTCAAAACCTAATGTTTACGTTGTAGGTGATTGTGCTAGTTTGCCTTTTTCACCTAGTGCTCAAGCTGCAGAGGCTCAAGGAAAACAAGTAGCAGAAGTCATTCAAGCCATATGGAAAGAAGAAACTCCAAAGCTAGGTAAAATTAAGCTTAAAGGAGTTTTAGGGTCTTTAGGTAAAAAAGAAGGATTCGGAGTTATGGGCAAAAAAACAGTTATGACTGGAAGAGTACCAAGAGTATTAAAAAGCGGGGTACTTTGGATGTCCAAAAATCACTTTGGATAA
- a CDS encoding COX15/CtaA family protein, with the protein MKALINGLKWIATITCMGMFLVLLAGTLVTNTGSELGCGHDWPLCNGKFVPAYTIPSIIEWSHRFVTGIEGILVVITLVMVIKYLKHRKDALLYAWGTLLFTVVQAIMGAMAVMWPQSSPVLALHFGISIMAFASSLLLVMIVWKINPQERSLYTKWGEPTTAIDKPVGRSYRIFVWFTTVYTYIVVYTGALVKHTDSGSAFVELYQNTFETLIGKVGVALTHVSSASVLFIIMLIVAHFAYRSYHHILPIRKAGIAALVLIVAQVISGVILVAAISNENWYLFAILLHTSIISAMFGVLCYLSMLVWQWREKVK; encoded by the coding sequence GTGAAAGCATTGATTAATGGATTAAAATGGATAGCTACGATCACATGTATGGGGATGTTTCTTGTTCTATTAGCTGGGACGTTAGTTACAAATACGGGATCAGAATTAGGTTGCGGTCATGATTGGCCGTTATGTAACGGTAAATTCGTACCTGCTTATACAATTCCATCCATCATAGAGTGGAGTCACCGATTTGTAACTGGTATAGAGGGAATTCTAGTGGTGATTACCCTTGTTATGGTCATTAAATACTTAAAACATCGCAAAGATGCCTTATTGTATGCATGGGGAACACTATTGTTTACTGTAGTACAAGCCATCATGGGAGCTATGGCAGTTATGTGGCCACAATCGTCTCCTGTCCTAGCACTGCATTTCGGAATATCAATAATGGCATTTGCAAGTAGTTTGCTACTCGTGATGATCGTTTGGAAAATAAATCCACAAGAGCGCAGTCTATATACAAAATGGGGTGAACCGACAACAGCTATAGATAAACCGGTTGGCAGAAGTTATCGTATCTTTGTATGGTTTACGACCGTTTATACTTATATCGTCGTTTATACTGGAGCGTTAGTGAAACATACGGATTCAGGATCTGCTTTTGTTGAACTTTATCAAAATACATTTGAAACCTTGATAGGAAAAGTAGGTGTAGCACTTACACATGTATCTTCTGCGAGTGTCTTATTTATTATCATGTTGATTGTTGCACATTTTGCTTATAGATCGTATCATCATATTCTTCCTATACGTAAAGCTGGAATTGCTGCACTTGTTTTAATTGTAGCTCAAGTCATAAGTGGTGTCATACTAGTTGCAGCAATTAGTAATGAAAATTGGTATCTATTTGCCATTTTGTTGCATACGTCTATTATTTCAGCTATGTTTGGAGTATTGTGTTATTTAAGTATGTTAGTATGGCAATGGAGGGAGAAAGTGAAATGA